The genomic interval GCGAGGATCGCCCCGACCGGATCGGTGCGCCCGCGCTCGAGCAAGGCGTCGAGATCGGCGGCGGCGAGATTGGGCCGCGCAGCGTCATGGACGAGCACGAAGTCGTCCGCGCGTACGGTCTCGGGCAGCGCGTGCAGCCCGGCGAGCACCGAATCGGCACGGTTGTCGCCGCCGTCGGCGCGCAGCAGCGGTGTGTCGCCCAGCCCGGCCCGCAGCTCGTCGAGGTCCACGGCGTCGCTGGCGGCCAGCACCAGCACGATGCCGGCCACGCCCGGGTGGCCGGCCAGGCACGCCAGCGTATGCGCCAGCACGCTGCGCCCTCCGACCTCCAGGTATTGCTTGGGCACCTCGCCACCGAAGCGCGTGCCACGACCTGCGGCGGGCACGATGGCCCACAGCCCGCCGCGCGCGGGCTCGGCGATCACCGGCCGTCTCCGCCGTCCTGGCCCTG from Luteimonas sp. S4-F44 carries:
- the ispD gene encoding 2-C-methyl-D-erythritol 4-phosphate cytidylyltransferase, with product MAEPARGGLWAIVPAAGRGTRFGGEVPKQYLEVGGRSVLAHTLACLAGHPGVAGIVLVLAASDAVDLDELRAGLGDTPLLRADGGDNRADSVLAGLHALPETVRADDFVLVHDAARPNLAAADLDALLERGRTDPVGAILAAPVRDTLKRAGDDGGIDGTEPRERLWRALTPQLFRRLQLGRALEAAHAAGITVTDEAMAMERQGARPLLVEGRDDNFKITTPADLARFAFELSQRS